CTTTTAAGAGCCactcgtctgtctgtctatccatacatccattcatccatccatatatctgtctgtctgtcttggtgtttatctgtctacctgtttatctgtctgcattgtctgtgtgtgtgcatctgttgtctgtctgtgtatctgtaggTGTCATATTTTTGCCTTCATTTACACCATGGACTCTGAAGGAGACTCTGGTAATAAATTCCACAAGCTTCTTCAGGAAGCACAGAGACTTGCAGCAGAGCTCAATCCAAAATTGgtaatactgtgtttttttttctttttacatgttGTGGTAACAGTATGAGCATGGCATGATCTTTATTATGGATATTTACTGAAGCAGTTTAATGAGCCTGGGTATGTGtactaatttttattttacaatcatAGGCAAAGAAAAGAAGGTCGGCAAAACCCGTATCTGGTGTTGTTAGTTGGAGACAGAGGGATAATTCAGGACAAATTATTCCAAAATTTCCCCCAAAGACTTATAACTCGACTACACgtaataaatgttctttttggtctcTAAATTTGAATTGTACAGGTCTTCTGATagtttaataatgaaaatgtacctTGGTCTCACATTGCTTTTTGTTCCAAACTCAGGTAAAAGGAGCAGTTCTGAAGTGGCTGAACCAGTATTTCAGCAGCCTGAGCCAACACCTTATGGTCAGTAGAAATCTGTTACACAGATTATACATACCTAACTGTTAGTCACACATTTAATAATTTAGTAATATTTTTTGTCTTACATTTACAGATAGTGCTCAAGAACTTAATGCACTGCAAGACATTCTCAGGGACATTCCTCCACAAGAGAAGGGCACTGTGCCACTAAGCTGGGCTGAACGGCAAGCTCAAAGCTCAGAGAAGTGGAATGCTTCTAGATCAGCCATggttaaaaacatatttctcgCAGAGCACACAGACACCTATATCTGTGACATCTGCCTGCAAAACACATCTGTTGTGAGGTGCAGAGATTGTTTGCCAAGACAGTTCCTGTGCAGTTCCTGCGATACACAGATACATCAGCACATCCTCCATAACCGAGAAGCCATGTTTGAGGGATTCTATCAACCCTTAGCCCCAAACATGATCATTCAACTTCAAAATGATGGGTCACACCAGATAAAGCATGAagattttaaattcttttaaatagTTGTGCAATGTGTTTGCCATCTGTTTTTTCAGCTCTGATTAATTTTGTTgccattaatttttttcttctgtgttttagtTCGACTGTTGCCGGTTCGTCTACCTCAACAGTGTACCTGTTCTCCCAGTCAGCTAAAGCTGACCTGTGGCAAAGAGGTCATCCTTGTTGGAATTAATGGTAAGTACTTGGTTCAGTTCAATTAAATGCAAACGACTGAATTCATGCTGCTTACACAGCTCTTTTTGATTTCAGGACGGTACCAACTAAATTTGCCAACATTGAGCTGTTCTCAGTGCATGAAAAGCTGGACCACTGGACTTGATGAACTAGTACAATGTGGATATTGGCCTGCTACCATCAACCACCAGACCATCTTCCATGTAGACCTGTTCCAGTCTTTCCAggatctgaagcagctggctCCTGGGCTTTCTCGTCAAGCATTTATTGGAATGCTTGATGAAAGAACAAAGTATTTTGGCAGAGTAAGCGTGCATCATATTTCTTTGTTGTAGATCAGggccagtcttatccacaaagggtcaCTGTGGCTGCAGATGGTCTTTCCAATCAAGCAGAACctatttctatttgtttaaaGGTGCTGTAGAATACATTTATCTATTTTACATTATTCTCTAATTTGTACATAGAAGGTATGCGACCTTGGTTGGGGTGAAAAATGCCCACATGAGGTTTTTACATGCCCATTTACAGGTTAAAATGTGTTGGTGGTTCTTGTTATATTTTGAGGTAAGGAACTCTGGACCTGGATGCCCTGATAGTTTTGCACAGTTTGGTAATTTTATTCCTGCTCAAGCACCCCTGGtttaactcatcagctaattacttTACTGTGCTGTACTCTGGCCGTCAGTGTGGTGTATAATGTGTGGTACACAATGTGTTGaagtattttttaattacatgtaaTGAAGAAATGTATGTGTACAATTAGTTCATcacctttgtgttttttctgttattttgcaagACCGGAAAAATATGTGGTGACACATTCCAGCGGTCATTTCTGGAGTGGTGCTACGCGCAGCATGAGGTGGACAAACTGTTGGAAGTTGAGCCCTTCCGGTGTACAGCATGTTCACCACAAATGCATGCTGTATCAGTGGATGGAAATAGAAAATTATACCGATTTAAGAATGCATCAGGGTATGAAGTTGTGTTCAGAATACTTCTTTTTTCAAACAGAACACATGTTGTTTCAAAAGCTGTTCATGTTTGTAGCATTACAGAAATCTAGCTTTTTCTATTGTGCAGAAGTGCCACAAAGGGACTTTTTGATGGCACCTTCCTGGCCAGAGATGAGGAGGTGTCAAGTTTTGTTGCTCAAATCCAGCAGGCAACcaaacatgtaaatgtacactaatgtttttttttttttaagaatttatattttgtgttcattGATCTGTTTAAATTAATTACTTATTTGTGTAACACAttcgtttttcttttctaatccttgcatttttgtgctgttttatttaattatagacTCCTGGGAAAGGAATGTGCGGATCATCACAATGGACAGCTGCAAAAGAGCATTCTGGGAAATCTGCCTCAAAAATTGATGAGGAGGGGCTGGAAATCGCTGTGTGCCGGCATGGGGTGCTTTTGAGAGCACTGAATATGTTCAGAGGGGAGATTTATGCTTACCCTCTGTATCTGCAGAAGGAACTGTCCCCCtcaaatgtttcctttttctgttcAGATGTGGCATGCAAGTATTATCCGTATTTGGAAAAGGTCTCCAATAAGTGCTCTGAACTGCAGGGACTATTGGAGATGCATCCACTTCTTTCAGTGATGCATGCCAAAGCACACTCCTGGACATGTGAGGTAAGCAAAGGTTGTATAAAATCTCAACAGCTATGTGAAAACTGTTGGctaaacaaaccaaaatatgaattttaaatCAATTTGAAAACTATTCCCAAGATTTCTCAAAAACTGTGTTACAGTTGAAATGGGGTGGACGCAATCAAGAAGGCGCTGGCAATACCATTGGTGAGGAAGTGGAGCAGGTAAAGATAATTTAAAGCACTATGTAGCTGTTGAAGTGTAGAGGTTGTAATGAGACTTGATAGTTCGAGCATGATAATGAAAAATTACTGACATTTATATCTATGTTAGGTAAATAGCTTCCTGTCCAGGGCTGCTATCTCCACAAAATACATGTCTAAAGGTGGTAAGTATTTTTTGGTATACAATAAACCCATCACATGTATTTGTGATACACAGCCATTGAAATTACAATGAAGTTAAATGTTTCAAACTTTTTGTTTACAGGAAGAACAGACATGCTCACAGTTCTGGCAATGGGgtggaacaaaaagaaaatgagtaaCATGGACAAAATATTGGCCCAAAGATATGCTAAGGTACCCCATTTAACTGACTGGAACTGTTCTTAACgcttttaaaatgttactgaatactgaaaaatgtttggtgatatgattTGGTAATATTAAAGGCCGTCCAGAGAGTGGCAGATGATAAGCTTAAGCTGGAGGAGCTCAAAGCTGAGTTAAGGATTGATGATGCTGTTATCCAACAGTGGGTCACTGAGGTGCAACACTGGCCTGAAGGTAATATACTGAAGTAAATATTGATCTTGTGTCcttattcagtaatattttattctaaagtCACTTTTTCCTAATAGCAAATTCTAGTTTGGAGGGTGAAGCCTCAAGGGAGGTCATTCTGAAGAAGAAAATTGAAGGACTGTACCTTAGTGTCATGCAGAGGAAACATCGCCTTTACCGTCAGACAGGTATGATTCCTCATTATTTAGCAATTTTTCTTTCAGCCAACtgattgtttctttcttttgtaatGTACTAAACATAACATcatgtaaattatgtaaatattgttgtGCATGTTATTCAGGTCTTTATATTCAATTCAggtcaactttattgtcattatgcCTATATAGGATTGTACAGTACAACAAAATACTGTCAGCCTATTTCTCCAGTGAAGTGAAAGTGAATAGTGATATTGATTAAGTAAACTTTGAATAAGTAGACTGATATTTTCTTCCGCAGACAGCAACAAGAGACGACATAAGATGCGCCAGAAAATTGCAGAGGAAAAGGCAGCTTTATCTTCTGCTATTGAAGAGCTACGTGAACAGACGGACATCATTCTGCCTGCTGTTGATGAGCTTCTCTTGACTGAAAATTTTGTGTGGTCCTGGACTTATCTTGGACCCAGTAAGAACATGTACAATACAGAGCTCAAATGTAGCTTTTGCATACTAAATACATCCTAAATAACTGCTTGTGTTGCTTAATAGGTAGAGCCAGCACTTGCCAGACCTGCCAACCTTTACGCATTTTGCGTAGCAGATACGCATTTAGACATCAAACTACGCTGCTACGATTTGTCACTTCAAAATACGAGAAAAGCCATCGATGGCTTTGAGTTCAACTGTCTGTGCATTTGCGCACTGGGCAGGTTGTCTATGGGTGTAACTGCATTGGGCAGCAACCAGTTGGGAAGACTTTGACCAATCATAGTGGTAGttttaaactcttcaaacaGGCTACAAGCGGAGAGCCGTCAAAACGAAAGTAACGAATTTAGTTTTCATCCCTCTCAGTCCATCTTCATACTGTGACTGGTTTTAAAGGGAGGACTGTACTAAACAGTTTCAGAGGTAACTGGCAGGATATGGGAATTGTGAATTGTCAATGTCAAAACTAGGCTACTCAAAAACAAGATGcaaaatataaactttttttttttttaagttttagcaTTTCGCTTGTGTAAATATCCCCCTGCGAGCGTGAATGTGAAACTCGTGAGCACAGCAAGAAGTCCTGCGTGCGTGTTTATCATCATGTTGCGCTCAAACCGCCTTTTTCATTCTCGATTGTCTTCGCACGCCATGTGTCACCTTCGACTGCTTTCTGTGCTCGAgtgaaatgtttgtgaaatgttcgAGTATTGGattgagatgtttttgttttttatgcatGCATTCACTGATACCTGTTGCCCGAGTGCAAATGTACCTGACCTTGTGCCGTGCCTTGCTGTGATGTGCTGTGCCACCCCACCGCAAGAAGTTGCTACTCAAAAAGAATTCCCAGGTTGGCAGGTCTGACTTGCTGTAAGCTtaaatatttctatttctttctatgAACAGCTGATCTCAGAACAAAGAAGGCCATCTTTGACCAGGTGATGGTGATCAGGAGAATGCAAGAGGAGGAGCAAATTGTAGTTCAGGAGATGAGGAGGCACTTGAACTCCCTCATAGGTGTTGCTGGGAGTCTAAAAACCTTACTGCTGGACCAAAGTAAGTTTTTCATCATTGCAGTTAATAGCATTTTTGCAGTATGTAGTCAAGAGTATGCAACTTGATTGAAGGACTATTTGTGCTTCAGCAAAACCTGGTGTGGGGGGCATTGTTAATCTGCTTTTTCATCCAATTCTTAGGCAATGGCGCACACTGTGGATATCACAGCATGTTGAGGAGGAGATTGAGTGTTGTGAATGCCCAAGTACATCACACAAAAGCATCATTCAGCTTGGCTCTTCATGGAGAAATGACATCCCAAGATATGCTGTCTGAGGACAGGGAGGAACAAGTGTCAGATGTGGAGGACACATCTGATGATGACAATGACATTGATTCTTCATAAGTACATTGAGATTATTAAATACCCATGTCTAGTTCTTTGGGCTTCAAAACAGCTTATGGTGCATGATGTGGTGCATTATCACCACATCATTTACAGGTAGTTCTCGACTTACGTCCATTCGACTTTACGACCGTTTTATGAAAGGTGAGCTACGAATTTAAGAATTAAGAATTTAACTTATAATTCGTGCTTAGTTCTTTTTCTCAAATGAAAAGCGAATCAACAGCCGAATTACAACCGAGACTTGCCTAAATAGTAGCGGCCGTTGGCGTAGTGCACTACTTAGGCTTGCTTTCTAGTGTTGTAGTACGCGGTTTGAGATTCAGCTAAAGAGCGCACAATGGAAGAGAAGAGTATTTTGATtgacactggaaaaaaacaatcacGATCGGCACTCGGAATAACAAGGGGTTGACCATCATCCCGGAAGATATGTTATGTTCTGAATTGCAATTAGtgttttactttaaattaactgtaaaaaaaaaagaaagtgtatTAATAGACGCTtcaaatgacataaaatgaacaaagaaaagtatgacatataacaataataaggaaaatgatgataaaatatgatttaaagaTTTTCATAACAtcattacacagtactgtacatatagcCTACTCGAGTTACGTCCAATCAGCTTTACAACGGGTTTGTTGGAACCAGTCGTCGTCGTAAGTCGAGAACTACCTGTAATTGCTTTGGCCAATTCTGTGTTGGGTGGAGAAGACATCTCTGGGagtgaaaaacactttttattattaaattttataATCTGTTCTTTTGATCACAAAAATTACAAAGGACACCTACTCATTCACGTCTTATTCGAGCTGTGCTGAATTACTATATATGTATCACAGGCCTGAGAATAGCCTGAATTAATTTCATtgttatatctgtgtgtatgtgtgtaattatataattgaGGAGGCAGTTTTTGCACAGGAGACAAGACCCCTGAAGCTTGTATATAGTCTTCATTGTGCATATACAGTTAAATTTGCATACTATCATGAAACGCGCTGTACACTTTCCAGTGCACATAATGGATACTGCTGAATTGGTATTATTCTGTGCATTTATCCTTAGTCTAATGTTAATATGGACAattgtcaagaaaaaaaatgctttacattgtgaatAAATGGTACTGTATCTGAATCTTTATGGTAGagaactttgtctttttttattcaccATGAAAATGCACTATACATTACATTAATCTTCAAGTTATATTAATGGGCAAACATGCTGTGCAGGAAAAGTAGGTCACCAACACAGATGGAAAATTGTGCAAACACCGTTACATAGATAATCATGACGAGACCTGTGCTGTGTATTTTTGGATCCGATAGGatttatagtttttaataaatttaagtttaaatattttaaaatccccataggaatgaatggggcagttttttAAACCGATGATGCAGCAgtaggccactcagtctcacagacacgcAGGgtccctctccctcacactcatGACACTTCTGctaaatacacatatacactaacatgcatgcacacacatacccacataGTTAGGACTCTATAGCAACCACTTGGTAACaccctagcagccacctgggataccctagcaactacctagtaataccctagcaacaacATAGTAAAACtctagtaaccacctggaatgTCATAGCAACTGCCAggtaacaccctagcaactacttagcaacaccctagcaatgaCATAGTAACTCCCTAGCAACTGCCTGGAATA
This window of the Pygocentrus nattereri isolate fPygNat1 chromosome 2, fPygNat1.pri, whole genome shotgun sequence genome carries:
- the LOC119264755 gene encoding uncharacterized protein LOC119264755 isoform X2; translated protein: MDSEGDSGNKFHKLLQEAQRLAAELNPKLAKKRRSAKPVSGVVSWRQRDNSGQIIPKFPPKTYNSTTRKRSSSEVAEPVFQQPEPTPYDSAQELNALQDILRDIPPQEKGTVPLSWAERQAQSSEKWNASRSAMVKNIFLAEHTDTYICDICLQNTSVVRCRDCLPRQFLCSSCDTQIHQHILHNREAMFEGFYQPLAPNMIIQLQNDGSHQIKHEVRLLPVRLPQQCTCSPSQLKLTCGKEVILVGINGRYQLNLPTLSCSQCMKSWTTGLDELVQCGYWPATINHQTIFHVDLFQSFQDLKQLAPGLSRQAFIGMLDERTKYFGRTGKICGDTFQRSFLEWCYAQHEVDKLLEVEPFRCTACSPQMHAVSVDGNRKLYRFKNASGSATKGLFDGTFLARDEEVSSFVAQIQQATKHTPGKGMCGSSQWTAAKEHSGKSASKIDEEGLEIAVCRHGVLLRALNMFRGEIYAYPLYLQKELSPSNVSFFCSDVACKYYPYLEKVSNKCSELQGLLEMHPLLSVMHAKAHSWTCELKWGGRNQEGAGNTIGEEVEQVNSFLSRAAISTKYMSKGGRTDMLTVLAMGWNKKKMSNMDKILAQRYAKAVQRVADDKLKLEELKAELRIDDAVIQQWVTEVQHWPEANSSLEGEASREVILKKKIEGLYLSVMQRKHRLYRQTDSNKRRHKMRQKIAEEKAALSSAIEELREQTDIILPAVDELLLTENFVWSWTYLGPTDLRTKKAIFDQVMVIRRMQEEEQIVVQEMRRHLNSLIGVAGSLKTLLLDQSNGAHCGYHSMLRRRLSVVNAQVHHTKASFSLALHGEMTSQDMLSEDREEQVSDVEDTSDDDNDIDSS
- the LOC119264755 gene encoding uncharacterized protein LOC119264755 isoform X1; the encoded protein is MDSEGDSGNKFHKLLQEAQRLAAELNPKLAKKRRSAKPVSGVVSWRQRDNSGQIIPKFPPKTYNSTTRKRSSSEVAEPVFQQPEPTPYDSAQELNALQDILRDIPPQEKGTVPLSWAERQAQSSEKWNASRSAMVKNIFLAEHTDTYICDICLQNTSVVRCRDCLPRQFLCSSCDTQIHQHILHNREAMFEGFYQPLAPNMIIQLQNDGSHQIKHEVRLLPVRLPQQCTCSPSQLKLTCGKEVILVGINGRYQLNLPTLSCSQCMKSWTTGLDELVQCGYWPATINHQTIFHVDLFQSFQDLKQLAPGLSRQAFIGMLDERTKYFGRTGKICGDTFQRSFLEWCYAQHEVDKLLEVEPFRCTACSPQMHAVSVDGNRKLYRFKNASGSATKGLFDGTFLARDEEVSSFVAQIQQATKHVNTPGKGMCGSSQWTAAKEHSGKSASKIDEEGLEIAVCRHGVLLRALNMFRGEIYAYPLYLQKELSPSNVSFFCSDVACKYYPYLEKVSNKCSELQGLLEMHPLLSVMHAKAHSWTCELKWGGRNQEGAGNTIGEEVEQVNSFLSRAAISTKYMSKGGRTDMLTVLAMGWNKKKMSNMDKILAQRYAKAVQRVADDKLKLEELKAELRIDDAVIQQWVTEVQHWPEANSSLEGEASREVILKKKIEGLYLSVMQRKHRLYRQTDSNKRRHKMRQKIAEEKAALSSAIEELREQTDIILPAVDELLLTENFVWSWTYLGPTDLRTKKAIFDQVMVIRRMQEEEQIVVQEMRRHLNSLIGVAGSLKTLLLDQSNGAHCGYHSMLRRRLSVVNAQVHHTKASFSLALHGEMTSQDMLSEDREEQVSDVEDTSDDDNDIDSS